A single genomic interval of Psychroserpens sp. NJDZ02 harbors:
- a CDS encoding HTTM domain-containing protein: MNFSLKTYLNKTTDAATLAVFRIGFGIMMCYGMLRYWLKGWIETVYIQPKFHFKYYGFEWVQVLGNYTYLLFLICGLSAIFVAIGYKYRLAIITFFLSFTYIELMDKTVYLNHYYFISILSFLMIFLPANAYFSLDNFKSKIAFNTIPKWCVDSIKLLLGIVYFYAGLAKINSDWLLRAQPLKIWLPSKYDLPLIGDTLMQQEWFHYAMSWSGMLYDLLIPFFLLYKKTRIPAFILVVFFHVFTRILFPIGMFPFVMIVSALIFFEAPFHHKIINKIKRLLGSISAKATPINYKTNYKVRYRKFVLPILGVFFVLQLVLPFRYLLYPGELFWTEEGYRLSWRVMLMEKMGNSTFKIKDEKGKAFLVNNSDFLTSLQEKQMSAQPDFILEYAHYLGDHFTKQGHKGVQVYVKSYVALNGRLSQLFIDDNVNLYQEKESFKHKHWILPFTDEIKGL, encoded by the coding sequence ATGAATTTTAGCTTAAAAACATATCTAAATAAAACTACGGATGCAGCTACTTTAGCAGTGTTCAGGATTGGCTTTGGAATAATGATGTGTTACGGCATGCTTCGTTATTGGTTAAAAGGATGGATTGAAACGGTATATATTCAACCAAAATTTCATTTCAAATATTATGGTTTTGAGTGGGTTCAAGTTTTAGGTAATTACACTTATTTATTATTTTTAATATGTGGTCTATCTGCCATTTTCGTGGCTATAGGTTATAAATACAGATTAGCGATAATAACTTTTTTCCTCAGCTTTACTTATATAGAGTTGATGGATAAAACGGTATATTTAAATCATTACTATTTTATAAGCATACTTAGCTTTTTAATGATTTTTTTACCTGCTAATGCTTACTTTTCTTTAGATAATTTTAAATCTAAAATAGCTTTTAATACAATCCCTAAATGGTGTGTTGATAGTATTAAGTTATTATTAGGTATCGTCTATTTTTATGCAGGATTGGCTAAAATAAATAGCGATTGGTTGCTTAGGGCACAACCACTAAAAATATGGTTACCCTCTAAATACGATTTACCTTTAATTGGCGACACATTAATGCAACAAGAGTGGTTTCATTATGCGATGAGCTGGTCTGGGATGCTGTATGATTTGTTAATTCCGTTTTTCTTGCTTTACAAAAAGACACGTATTCCAGCTTTTATACTCGTTGTTTTCTTCCATGTGTTTACACGTATTTTGTTTCCTATTGGGATGTTTCCGTTTGTTATGATTGTTAGTGCGTTAATATTTTTTGAGGCACCATTTCATCATAAAATAATAAATAAAATCAAGCGGTTGCTAGGCTCTATTTCCGCGAAAGCGACCCCTATAAATTATAAAACGAATTATAAAGTAAGGTATCGCAAATTTGTACTACCAATACTAGGCGTGTTTTTTGTGTTACAACTAGTACTCCCATTTAGATACCTATTATATCCAGGCGAGTTATTTTGGACGGAAGAGGGGTATCGTTTGTCATGGCGTGTGATGTTGATGGAAAAAATGGGAAACAGCACGTTTAAAATTAAAGATGAAAAAGGGAAGGCCTTTTTGGTTAATAACTCGGACTTTTTAACGTCTTTGCAGGAGAAGCAAATGAGCGCTCAGCCAGATTTTATATTAGAATATGCACATTATTTAGGAGATCATTTTACAAAACAAGGCCATAAAGGTGTGCAGGTGTATGTCAAAAGTTACGTAGCTTTAAATGGGCGATTAAGTCAATTATTTATTGATGATAACGTAAATTTGTACCAAGAAAAAGAATCGTTTAAACATAAACATTGGATTTTACCATTTACAGATGAAATTAAAGGACTATAA
- a CDS encoding imelysin family protein has product MKKLIYIFAVFVLVAACTESDDSNDNGVVDNYNRAAMQTNLADNIIIPSFQNLKASLEILSDANSIFVASPDQVNLDNLRTAWLEAYKKWQLVEPFDIGQAEVISYRFQMNVFPTDVVNIESNIENGNYDLAHSNNNDAVGFPALDYMLYGLADSDTELLNKYQDVKYITYLTDLIEAMQTLTDSVLTDWTTNYRSTFISSTSNTDTSATNMFINDFMIYFERILRSNKIGTPSGVFASSVLPNNAEAIFNGESSRELAIIALNNIQNIFNGRAASTSPIGEGFYSYLVELDRTDLATLINSRIDDARAKLEVLNVDIKTQVETDFLKVREAYDALQLVNISFKVDMFAAFQVRVDPLYNDNDGD; this is encoded by the coding sequence ATGAAAAAGTTAATTTACATTTTTGCGGTATTTGTACTAGTAGCAGCATGTACAGAATCTGATGATTCTAATGATAATGGTGTTGTAGATAATTATAATAGAGCTGCCATGCAAACCAACTTAGCAGATAATATTATAATACCAAGTTTTCAAAACTTAAAAGCCTCTTTAGAAATTTTATCTGACGCTAACTCAATTTTTGTTGCTAGTCCAGATCAGGTTAATTTAGATAATTTGAGAACAGCTTGGTTAGAGGCTTATAAAAAATGGCAATTAGTAGAACCTTTTGATATCGGTCAAGCCGAAGTTATAAGCTATCGTTTCCAAATGAATGTATTTCCTACAGATGTAGTTAATATTGAAAGCAATATTGAAAACGGAAACTATGACTTAGCGCATAGCAATAATAATGATGCAGTTGGGTTTCCTGCATTAGATTATATGCTTTATGGTTTAGCAGACTCTGACACAGAGCTATTAAACAAATATCAAGATGTAAAATACATAACGTATTTAACAGATTTGATTGAAGCTATGCAAACACTTACCGACTCTGTGCTTACAGATTGGACAACAAATTACAGATCAACATTTATAAGCAGTACATCAAATACTGATACTAGTGCTACTAATATGTTTATAAATGATTTTATGATTTATTTTGAAAGAATACTTCGATCTAATAAAATAGGTACACCATCAGGAGTTTTCGCTTCAAGTGTTTTACCAAATAATGCAGAAGCAATTTTTAATGGAGAATCATCAAGAGAGCTTGCTATTATAGCTTTAAATAATATACAAAATATTTTTAATGGTAGAGCAGCTAGTACATCTCCAATAGGTGAAGGATTTTATTCTTATTTAGTGGAGTTAGATAGAACAGATTTAGCAACACTTATTAATAGTAGAATTGATGATGCCAGAGCTAAGCTTGAAGTTTTAAATGTAGATATTAAAACTCAAGTTGAAACTGATTTTTTAAAAGTGAGAGAAGCATATGATGCCTTACAGTTAGTTAATATTTCATTTAAGGTAGATATGTTTGCTGCTTTTCAAGTACGCGTAGATCCACTTTATAATGATAATGATGGTGATTAA
- a CDS encoding DUF4856 domain-containing protein has product MKKLAFGLAALATLALTSCSSDDDGGNVTPTSGVTAPDTYTFERSGNTSVSFSGQTTRLQMAQEIVSGLVNTANTEATLEAMFAHEEGANDFSDADLNASDKSVKSKVAASTDFFSANTTDAGSIKATFDGYISSQVTEVFPNWATIATAGFAGQLQQAGGGSTRYINAKGLEYNQAFAKSLIGALMTDQILNNYLSTAVLDAADNVANNDADVLDGDSNYTTMEHKWDEAYGYLYGSELNPAVPVLEADKFLNEYLSKVNDDADFSGIALDVYNAFKLGRAAIVAKDYDLRDEQVAIIRSKISMVLAVRGIYYLQQSKNNLETDKASAFHALSEAYGFIYSLQFTRKPGTTEPYFTKTEVEALTSQLMVGNGFWDITPETIDLISDTISAEFDFTTAQAGS; this is encoded by the coding sequence ATGAAAAAATTAGCATTCGGATTAGCAGCATTAGCCACTTTAGCTTTAACTTCATGTTCTAGTGACGACGATGGAGGAAATGTAACACCTACAAGTGGTGTAACAGCTCCTGATACTTATACTTTTGAGAGAAGCGGAAACACAAGTGTTAGTTTTAGTGGACAAACAACACGTCTTCAAATGGCACAAGAGATTGTTTCAGGTCTAGTAAATACAGCTAATACAGAAGCAACTTTAGAGGCTATGTTTGCTCATGAAGAAGGTGCAAACGATTTTTCTGATGCCGATTTAAATGCTTCAGATAAAAGTGTAAAAAGTAAAGTAGCCGCATCTACAGATTTTTTCTCTGCAAATACAACAGATGCAGGAAGTATCAAAGCTACGTTTGATGGGTATATCTCAAGTCAAGTGACTGAGGTGTTTCCAAATTGGGCAACTATTGCTACTGCAGGTTTCGCTGGGCAATTACAACAAGCAGGAGGTGGATCTACACGCTATATCAATGCCAAAGGATTAGAATATAATCAAGCCTTTGCAAAAAGTTTAATTGGTGCGTTAATGACAGACCAAATTTTAAATAACTATTTAAGTACAGCTGTTTTAGACGCTGCCGATAATGTCGCAAATAACGATGCTGATGTTTTAGATGGTGATAGCAATTATACAACAATGGAACATAAGTGGGATGAAGCTTATGGTTATTTATACGGTAGCGAATTAAACCCTGCAGTACCTGTATTAGAAGCGGATAAATTTTTAAATGAATATTTATCTAAAGTAAATGATGATGCTGATTTTTCTGGTATTGCTTTAGACGTTTACAATGCTTTTAAATTAGGTCGTGCTGCAATTGTAGCTAAAGATTACGATTTACGTGACGAGCAAGTTGCTATTATTAGAAGTAAAATTTCTATGGTTTTAGCTGTTAGAGGAATTTACTACTTACAACAAAGTAAAAACAATTTAGAGACAGATAAAGCATCAGCGTTTCATGCATTGTCAGAAGCTTATGGATTTATTTATAGCTTACAATTTACAAGAAAACCTGGTACAACGGAGCCTTACTTTACAAAAACTGAAGTAGAAGCATTAACAAGTCAGTTAATGGTAGGTAATGGTTTTTGGGATATTACTCCTGAAACTATAGATTTAATCTCAGATACAATATCTGCAGAATTTGACTTTACAACAGCCCAAGCTGGAAGTTAA
- a CDS encoding hydroxymethylglutaryl-CoA lyase encodes MSNQVKVIECPRDAMQGIKQFIPTAQKIQYIQSILRVGFDTIDFGSFVSPKAIPQMVDTAEVLSKLDLSQTTSKLLSIVANSRGAAEACTHPEIDYLGYPFSISENFQMRNTHKTIAQSIVLLQDILNQADAANKEVVVYISMGFGNPYGDPWNVDIVGEWTERLSKMGVKILSLSDTVGTSNPENIEYLFSNLIPHYKDIEFGAHLHTTPDTWFEKVDAAYLAGCKRFDGAIQGFGGCPMAKDDLTGNMPTEKVLSYLTAKKVNNLNAMSFESAYNEASKIFKAYH; translated from the coding sequence ATGTCAAATCAGGTTAAAGTTATAGAATGTCCAAGAGATGCCATGCAAGGCATTAAACAGTTTATACCTACAGCACAAAAAATACAATATATCCAATCTATACTTCGTGTGGGGTTTGATACTATTGACTTTGGTAGTTTTGTGTCGCCTAAAGCTATTCCGCAAATGGTGGACACAGCAGAGGTTTTGTCTAAATTGGATTTAAGTCAAACGACTAGTAAGTTATTATCTATTGTAGCAAATTCGCGCGGCGCAGCAGAAGCTTGTACACATCCCGAAATTGACTATTTGGGCTATCCGTTTTCTATCTCAGAAAATTTTCAAATGCGTAATACGCATAAAACGATAGCACAGTCTATAGTGTTACTTCAAGATATTTTAAACCAAGCAGATGCGGCTAATAAAGAAGTCGTGGTCTATATCTCGATGGGCTTTGGTAATCCTTACGGAGACCCTTGGAATGTGGATATCGTTGGAGAGTGGACCGAGCGTTTAAGCAAAATGGGTGTTAAAATCTTATCTTTAAGTGACACAGTAGGGACCTCTAATCCAGAAAATATAGAGTATTTGTTTTCTAATTTAATTCCGCATTATAAGGATATCGAGTTTGGAGCACATTTACACACCACACCAGATACATGGTTTGAAAAAGTAGATGCCGCCTATTTAGCAGGTTGTAAACGTTTTGATGGTGCCATCCAAGGTTTTGGTGGTTGCCCTATGGCTAAAGACGATCTGACAGGTAATATGCCAACCGAGAAAGTATTGTCTTATTTAACAGCTAAAAAGGTTAATAATTTAAATGCTATGTCTTTTGAAAGTGCTTATAATGAAGCTTCTAAAATCTTCAAAGCTTACCATTAA
- a CDS encoding LysE family translocator, translating to MNYEILFSFVLATMALAVSPGPDNIYVLMQSITNGRKYGLATVCGLISGCLLHTTLVAFGVSAIIKESDTLFFIIKALGALYLLYLAYKVYKSDAKVSLGSAAVPKKSLGQLYKQGVIMNVLNPKVSIFFLAFFPAYLYSDTISTVTQFYVLGLIFMATSFIVFALIAILAGFISDYLKQSKNIGLILKWLQIVVFIGIAIFIFLSEK from the coding sequence ATGAATTACGAGATCCTGTTTAGTTTTGTTTTAGCTACGATGGCATTAGCTGTATCTCCAGGTCCAGATAATATTTATGTATTAATGCAAAGTATTACCAATGGTCGTAAATATGGATTAGCCACGGTTTGTGGTTTAATTTCTGGTTGTTTATTGCATACCACGTTAGTGGCGTTTGGTGTGTCGGCCATAATTAAAGAAAGCGATACTTTATTTTTTATAATCAAAGCTTTAGGAGCTTTGTACTTATTATATTTAGCTTATAAAGTCTATAAAAGCGATGCTAAAGTGTCGTTAGGTAGTGCGGCTGTCCCTAAAAAAAGCTTAGGACAATTATATAAGCAAGGGGTGATCATGAATGTTTTAAATCCTAAAGTCTCTATTTTCTTTTTGGCTTTTTTTCCGGCATATTTATATAGTGATACCATAAGTACAGTGACTCAGTTTTATGTTTTGGGATTGATTTTTATGGCAACGTCTTTTATTGTTTTTGCATTAATCGCAATTTTAGCCGGTTTTATTTCGGATTATTTAAAACAAAGTAAAAATATCGGGTTGATTCTAAAGTGGTTACAGATTGTAGTCTTTATTGGGATTGCTATTTTTATATTCCTTTCAGAAAAATAA
- a CDS encoding quinone-dependent dihydroorotate dehydrogenase: protein MYKSLLRPFFFSFDPEKIHHFTFSLVKVTSKIPGMASLYRRLYAIEDPKLERKLFGLTFKNPVGLAAGFDKNAVLYNELANFGFGFIEIGTVTPKGQAGNPKKRLFRLKDDQGIINRMGFNNEGLEQAIVQLKKNKGKLIIGGNIGKNTQTKPEDYTKDYLECFNGLHPYVDYFVLNVSCPNVGSHAKLNDKDYLLELIGTVQKANKTFTKQKPILLKIAPDLNDIQLDEIIELIAETNLDGVIASNTSVDRSNLKASAERLAEIGNGGVSGQPVKEKSTKVIKYLADKSNKAFPIIGVGGIHAAQDALDKIHAGADLVQIYTGFIYEGPSLVKKINKAILHNS, encoded by the coding sequence ATGTACAAATCCCTTTTAAGACCTTTCTTTTTTAGTTTCGATCCTGAAAAAATTCATCATTTCACGTTTTCATTAGTAAAAGTGACGTCTAAAATCCCTGGTATGGCATCATTATATAGACGTTTATATGCCATTGAGGACCCTAAATTAGAACGTAAACTTTTCGGTTTAACCTTTAAAAATCCCGTAGGATTAGCGGCTGGTTTTGATAAAAATGCGGTATTGTATAACGAATTGGCAAACTTTGGTTTCGGTTTTATAGAAATTGGTACTGTGACTCCAAAAGGGCAAGCAGGTAATCCTAAAAAACGCCTATTTAGATTAAAAGACGACCAAGGGATTATTAATAGAATGGGGTTTAATAACGAAGGCTTAGAACAAGCTATCGTTCAACTTAAAAAAAATAAAGGCAAACTTATTATTGGTGGTAATATTGGGAAAAATACACAGACTAAACCTGAGGATTATACCAAAGATTATCTAGAGTGTTTTAACGGTTTACATCCCTACGTAGATTATTTTGTGCTGAATGTCAGTTGCCCAAATGTGGGGAGTCATGCTAAGTTAAATGATAAGGATTATTTGTTAGAATTAATTGGTACGGTGCAAAAGGCCAATAAGACCTTTACTAAGCAAAAGCCCATTTTACTTAAAATAGCGCCAGACTTAAATGACATACAATTAGACGAAATTATTGAACTAATTGCCGAAACTAATTTGGATGGTGTGATTGCAAGTAATACGTCTGTAGATCGGTCTAATTTAAAAGCGTCCGCAGAACGCTTAGCCGAAATAGGAAATGGTGGTGTCAGCGGACAACCGGTTAAAGAAAAATCAACAAAAGTGATTAAGTATCTAGCAGATAAAAGTAATAAAGCTTTTCCTATTATTGGAGTAGGAGGTATCCACGCGGCACAAGACGCTTTAGATAAGATACATGCTGGCGCTGATTTGGTACAGATTTACACCGGTTTTATTTATGAAGGACCAAGTCTAGTAAAAAAAATTAATAAAGCTATTTTACACAATAGTTAA
- the pepT gene encoding peptidase T — protein sequence MISKEDIIKRFVGYVTVDTESDPASDTTPSTAKQWDLANALVEELKAIGLEDVTIDKHAYIMATLPSNVAHDVPTIGFISHFDTTPDFTGANVKPQIIDSYDGEDIILNKEENIVLSPDYFEDLLLYKGQTLITTDGTTLLGADDKAGITEIISAMEYLVANPQIKHGKIRVGFTPDEEIGRGAHKFDVEKFGAEWAYTMDGSQIGELEYENFNAAGAVVKVKGKIVHPGYAKGKMINSMYIATEFINSLPRMETPEHTEGYQGFFHLYSISGEVEETVLEYIIRDHDLGHFEARKEMMQKLTDELNAQYEREVVTIEIKDQYFNMKEKVEPVMHIVDIAEEAMKQLNIEPLIKAIRGGTDGSQLSYMGLPCPNIFAGGHNFHGRYEYVPVESMIKATEVICKICEITADKNK from the coding sequence ATGATTTCAAAAGAAGATATAATTAAAAGATTTGTAGGATACGTCACTGTAGATACAGAGTCTGATCCAGCTAGTGACACAACACCAAGTACTGCTAAACAATGGGATTTAGCCAATGCGTTAGTCGAAGAGCTAAAAGCTATTGGTCTAGAAGACGTGACTATAGATAAGCATGCTTATATCATGGCTACTTTACCTAGTAATGTTGCTCATGATGTGCCCACTATTGGATTTATTTCGCATTTTGATACAACTCCTGATTTTACAGGTGCTAATGTAAAACCTCAAATTATTGATAGCTACGACGGTGAAGACATAATTTTAAACAAGGAAGAAAATATTGTATTGTCTCCAGATTATTTTGAAGACTTATTATTATACAAAGGACAAACATTAATTACAACCGACGGAACAACACTTTTGGGTGCGGATGATAAGGCTGGTATTACAGAGATTATTTCGGCAATGGAATATCTTGTAGCTAATCCACAAATCAAGCACGGAAAAATTAGAGTTGGCTTTACACCTGATGAAGAAATTGGTCGTGGTGCACATAAATTTGATGTTGAAAAATTTGGTGCCGAATGGGCTTACACCATGGATGGTAGTCAGATAGGAGAATTAGAATACGAAAACTTTAATGCTGCAGGCGCAGTTGTAAAAGTAAAAGGAAAAATTGTACACCCTGGTTATGCTAAAGGTAAAATGATCAATTCGATGTACATTGCTACCGAGTTTATCAACTCGTTACCACGCATGGAAACTCCAGAACACACGGAAGGTTATCAAGGATTTTTCCACCTATATTCTATCTCAGGGGAAGTGGAAGAAACCGTTTTAGAATACATTATCAGAGATCACGATTTAGGTCATTTTGAAGCTAGAAAAGAAATGATGCAAAAGCTTACTGATGAGCTTAATGCACAATATGAAAGAGAAGTTGTGACTATTGAAATAAAGGATCAGTATTTTAATATGAAAGAAAAAGTGGAACCTGTAATGCACATTGTTGATATTGCAGAAGAAGCAATGAAGCAGTTAAACATTGAGCCACTAATTAAAGCCATTCGCGGCGGTACAGATGGCTCACAATTAAGTTACATGGGCTTACCTTGTCCGAACATCTTTGCTGGAGGACACAATTTTCATGGCCGTTATGAGTATGTTCCTGTGGAAAGTATGATTAAAGCAACGGAAGTAATTTGTAAGATTTGTGAAATTACTGCTGATAAAAATAAATAA
- a CDS encoding L-dopachrome tautomerase-related protein produces MKKLLVLSALVVSSIACKKETKHPEVTTTETSTKTNELATITEVAEFTGQQVTGVTVSDAGRVFVNFPRWRPTVKHSVTEVVNGHSIPFPNKNWNSWTADSPLTDTTFVAVQSVVASQKELFVVDTRNPFFKGVLSNPKLFVFDLDNNTLKQTYTLTEEVFFKDSYINDVRIDRKNNVAYFTDSGHAGLLLLNLENGTFKRVLTDHVSTTAETDHLTINGKQWVNTVHSDGIALNLIDDVLYFHALTGYTLYAVSTAVLINATDDEIAAAVEVVDKTAAPDGMIFDQSGNLYYADLENNDILKRDLNGMTTTIAKGEMVRWADTFSIYNGDLYYTNSRINEITGPIPTMTFQVNKIALKD; encoded by the coding sequence ATGAAAAAACTATTAGTATTATCGGCTTTGGTCGTCAGTAGTATTGCTTGTAAAAAGGAGACTAAACATCCTGAAGTTACAACTACTGAAACCTCTACTAAAACCAACGAATTAGCAACTATTACAGAGGTTGCAGAATTTACGGGGCAACAAGTTACGGGTGTTACTGTAAGTGATGCAGGACGTGTATTTGTTAACTTTCCTAGATGGAGACCAACAGTAAAACATTCGGTTACAGAAGTGGTGAATGGACACTCTATTCCTTTTCCAAATAAAAATTGGAATAGCTGGACTGCAGACTCCCCTTTAACGGACACAACTTTTGTTGCCGTCCAATCTGTAGTTGCTTCTCAAAAAGAATTGTTTGTAGTAGATACTAGAAATCCTTTTTTTAAAGGGGTGTTATCTAATCCCAAACTATTTGTTTTCGATTTAGACAACAACACTTTAAAGCAAACGTATACACTAACAGAAGAGGTGTTTTTTAAAGATTCTTATATTAATGATGTTCGTATCGATCGTAAAAATAACGTTGCTTATTTTACAGATTCAGGACATGCTGGTTTATTACTTCTAAATTTAGAAAACGGTACCTTTAAACGTGTATTAACGGATCATGTCTCTACGACTGCAGAAACGGATCATCTAACGATTAATGGTAAACAATGGGTAAATACAGTACATTCTGATGGTATTGCTCTAAACCTAATAGATGATGTGTTATATTTTCATGCCTTAACAGGCTATACACTATACGCTGTGTCCACTGCTGTACTAATTAACGCAACAGATGACGAGATTGCTGCTGCGGTAGAAGTTGTTGATAAAACAGCTGCACCCGACGGAATGATCTTTGACCAATCGGGTAATCTTTATTATGCCGATTTAGAAAATAACGATATTTTAAAAAGAGATTTAAACGGAATGACAACAACTATAGCAAAAGGTGAAATGGTACGTTGGGCAGATACCTTTAGTATTTATAATGGTGATTTATACTATACCAATTCGCGTATTAACGAAATTACAGGACCTATTCCAACAATGACGTTTCAAGTGAATAAAATAGCATTAAAAGACTAG
- a CDS encoding tetratricopeptide repeat protein, translating into MNHIERHWQTLTVSNNLLFNKGHFETALSGYKDALYRAEVLNNNIADCVRLQTPFVQVYIISCNNLANTYEELGCLEDAEKMLKRVVYYLLLLINKKVVNSDEIQSELKRASIAYSCFVEKHDVIKTKQNRVFNDLKEQLMVHNLI; encoded by the coding sequence ATGAACCACATAGAAAGACATTGGCAAACATTAACAGTCTCTAACAATTTGCTTTTTAATAAAGGACATTTTGAAACGGCATTATCAGGTTATAAAGACGCTTTGTATAGAGCAGAAGTTTTAAATAATAATATTGCGGATTGTGTTCGTTTGCAAACCCCATTTGTTCAGGTATATATTATTTCTTGTAATAATTTAGCGAATACTTATGAGGAGTTAGGATGTCTTGAGGATGCAGAGAAAATGTTAAAAAGAGTCGTGTACTATTTATTACTCTTAATTAATAAAAAAGTAGTAAATAGTGATGAAATACAATCAGAACTTAAAAGGGCTTCTATTGCTTATTCCTGTTTTGTAGAAAAGCATGACGTCATTAAAACCAAACAAAATAGGGTGTTTAATGATTTAAAGGAACAGTTAATGGTGCATAATTTAATATAG
- a CDS encoding superoxide dismutase, giving the protein MKITHQLPELPFNKSALNPIITEETFDYHYGKHHAAYVNNLATLIQDTELINFSIEDIIKKGFYEKNASLFNNAAQHWSHTFFWNCLSPNGGKAPVGRITELITRDFGSFELFKDQFSNAAIKLFGCGWAWLVQDENDKLEIIAMKEAQTPLILNKKPILTLDVWEHAYYIDYKNARPKFVEGFWDIVNWDFANKNVI; this is encoded by the coding sequence ATGAAAATTACACACCAATTACCTGAGCTTCCTTTTAATAAAAGTGCGCTCAATCCTATTATTACCGAGGAGACGTTTGATTATCATTACGGAAAACATCATGCGGCTTACGTTAATAACCTAGCGACACTAATACAAGATACTGAGTTAATCAATTTTAGTATTGAAGACATCATTAAAAAAGGATTTTATGAAAAGAATGCCAGTCTATTCAATAATGCAGCGCAACATTGGAGTCATACTTTTTTCTGGAATTGTCTATCTCCAAATGGCGGAAAGGCTCCAGTAGGGAGAATAACTGAATTAATTACTCGAGATTTTGGAAGCTTTGAGCTATTTAAAGATCAATTTTCTAATGCGGCCATTAAGTTATTTGGTTGCGGTTGGGCTTGGTTAGTACAGGATGAAAATGATAAACTTGAAATTATTGCCATGAAAGAAGCGCAAACACCTTTAATCTTAAATAAAAAACCAATTCTGACATTGGATGTTTGGGAGCATGCCTATTATATTGATTATAAAAATGCACGTCCAAAATTTGTAGAAGGTTTTTGGGATATTGTTAATTGGGATTTTGCTAATAAAAATGTAATATAA
- a CDS encoding SET domain-containing protein-lysine N-methyltransferase, producing the protein MPEAGNGLFTAIAIYKNEIISLFKGEIIDAIEADKRIQLNHDKYFINLLDGSIMDSMHIDCFAKYANDAKGDSNSLFKNNAKITLDDDLNVCLKATKHIKFGAEIFCGYGKPYWKNLTKR; encoded by the coding sequence ATACCTGAAGCCGGTAATGGACTATTTACAGCAATAGCCATTTATAAAAATGAAATCATATCCTTATTTAAAGGTGAGATTATTGATGCTATTGAAGCAGATAAAAGAATACAACTAAACCATGACAAATACTTTATTAATTTGTTAGATGGCAGTATTATGGATAGCATGCATATAGATTGTTTTGCTAAATATGCTAACGATGCCAAAGGAGATTCTAACTCCCTATTTAAAAATAATGCTAAAATTACATTAGATGATGATCTTAATGTGTGCCTAAAAGCGACTAAACACATAAAGTTTGGTGCAGAAATATTCTGTGGATACGGCAAACCCTATTGGAAAAACCTGACTAAAAGATAG
- the yajC gene encoding preprotein translocase subunit YajC yields the protein MEGISGFLPIIAMFAVVYFFMIAPQMKRAKKEKVFAAELKRGDRVITKSGLHGKVAELNDKDNSCVIETMSGKLKFDRSAISMEMSSALNKPTVALKK from the coding sequence ATGGAAGGAATTAGCGGATTTTTACCTATAATAGCCATGTTTGCTGTTGTGTATTTCTTTATGATTGCACCACAAATGAAACGTGCAAAAAAAGAAAAAGTATTTGCTGCCGAGTTAAAACGTGGTGATAGAGTTATCACTAAAAGTGGATTGCACGGAAAGGTTGCAGAGCTTAACGATAAAGATAATAGTTGTGTTATAGAGACGATGTCTGGAAAGTTAAAATTTGACCGTTCTGCTATTTCTATGGAAATGAGCTCAGCATTAAACAAACCAACTGTAGCATTGAAAAAATAA